In a single window of the Equus caballus isolate H_3958 breed thoroughbred unplaced genomic scaffold, TB-T2T haplotype2-0000440, whole genome shotgun sequence genome:
- the LOC138923055 gene encoding disks large-associated protein 5-like, whose translation MRIRHLSSDMCCISAEDLIPLAAGQKRLLKAEIFKRFEELVDNLEYKQSEKDTTCADLHGFWDMASFQIQDLRHKFNSLTILEECGWEKACSTSKDVFQDKFVSGIASEPKQDGAGIPDGGRLAAVKKAVRERMQPGERAEAVGSAVPKEVDHIMFDAGSFRIESPVKSFSATPGVQ comes from the exons ATGAGGATCAGACATCTCAGCAGCGACATGTGCTGCATTTCAG CAGAAGATCTCATTCCCCTCGCAGCTGGTCAAAAAAGGCTCCTTAAGGCAGAAATATTCAAACGGTTTGAAGAACTGGTGGACAATTTGGAATACAAACAAAGCGAAAAGGATACCACCTGTGCAGACCTGCATGGATTCTGGGACATGGCCAGCTTTCAG ATACAGGATCTGCGCCACAAATTCAACAGTCTCACCATACTTGAGGAGTGTGGATGGGAGAAAGCCTGCAGTACGAGCAAAGATGTGTTTCAG GACAAATTTGTTTCAGGTATAGCGAGTGAACCAAAACAGGATGGTGCTGGGATCCCAGACGGGGGTCGCCTCGCTGCTGTGAAGAAGGCAGTGAGAGAGAGGATGCAGCCGGGAGAGCGTGCTGAGGCCGTGGGCTCTGCGGTGCCGAAGGAAGTTGATCATATAATGTTTGACGCTGGATCTTTTAGAATCGAAAGTCCCGTTAAATCGTTCTCAG CCACGCCCGGGGTGCAGTGA